A single genomic interval of Mycolicibacterium holsaticum DSM 44478 = JCM 12374 harbors:
- a CDS encoding pyruvate, phosphate dikinase — MAEGQLVVRLDGSRVYSRMLVGGKAHGLSKICAAGLPTPPAFTVTVDACKQYFEAPDELMARLWPQVEAGIAWLEAASEHTFGRGPVPLLVSVRSGAPASMPGMMDTVLNLGINDDVERILARRCGARFAEDTHRRFRELFGQVVGASDEHVPTDPFAQLRAAVTAVFDSWNSARAVSYRRHHGLDGKMAGTSVTVQAMVFGNLDGRSGTGVLFSRNPLTGANQPYGEWLPGGQGEDVVSGKLDPLPLTALAQTHPAIHSQLLDAAAWLESDGADVQDIEFTVEAGKLYLLQTRAAKRSARAAVSIAVALQQEGLIDVDEALARITPAQLDTLLTPVIEASALAGATTVATGLPACPGVGAGRVVVDCESAEDAFDDGEDVVLARETTSPDDVGGMIAARAVITELGGATSHAAVVSRELHTPCVVGCGKGTLLHLAGTDVTVDGVTGRVYAGRLPLISPSEDGDPAMAKLLQWARERSPVPVYKVGTPQAAGLPAVDHRDPSTLSAALASGAAALAAEHPLPALLVLLRQA; from the coding sequence TTGGCGGAGGGGCAACTCGTCGTCCGTCTCGACGGCAGCCGGGTCTACTCCCGGATGCTGGTCGGGGGCAAGGCGCACGGGCTGTCCAAGATCTGCGCTGCCGGGCTCCCGACGCCTCCGGCGTTCACGGTGACCGTCGATGCGTGCAAACAGTACTTCGAGGCGCCCGACGAGCTGATGGCCCGGTTGTGGCCACAGGTCGAGGCGGGGATCGCCTGGCTGGAAGCCGCATCGGAGCACACGTTCGGGCGCGGACCGGTGCCGCTGTTGGTGTCGGTGCGCAGCGGCGCGCCGGCCAGCATGCCGGGGATGATGGACACGGTGCTGAACCTCGGCATCAACGACGACGTCGAACGCATCCTGGCCCGCAGGTGCGGCGCCCGGTTCGCCGAAGACACCCACCGGCGGTTCCGTGAACTGTTCGGCCAGGTGGTCGGCGCGTCCGACGAGCACGTCCCTACCGACCCGTTCGCGCAGTTGCGCGCCGCGGTGACCGCGGTGTTCGACTCGTGGAACTCCGCACGCGCGGTGTCGTACCGGCGCCACCACGGGCTGGACGGAAAGATGGCAGGCACCTCGGTGACGGTGCAGGCGATGGTGTTCGGCAACCTCGACGGCCGCTCCGGCACCGGGGTGCTGTTCAGCCGCAATCCGCTGACCGGTGCGAACCAGCCCTACGGCGAATGGCTGCCGGGCGGTCAGGGTGAGGACGTGGTGAGCGGCAAGCTCGATCCGCTGCCGCTGACGGCGCTCGCGCAGACGCATCCCGCGATCCATTCCCAGCTCCTCGACGCAGCGGCCTGGCTGGAGAGCGACGGTGCCGATGTGCAGGACATCGAGTTCACCGTCGAGGCAGGCAAGCTCTACCTGCTGCAGACCCGAGCGGCCAAAAGGTCCGCCCGCGCGGCCGTGTCGATCGCGGTGGCGTTGCAGCAGGAGGGGCTGATCGACGTCGACGAGGCGCTGGCCCGCATCACGCCCGCACAGCTGGACACCCTGCTCACGCCGGTCATCGAGGCATCGGCCCTGGCCGGGGCGACGACGGTGGCCACCGGGCTTCCGGCCTGCCCTGGCGTCGGGGCGGGGCGCGTGGTCGTCGACTGTGAGTCGGCCGAGGATGCGTTCGACGACGGTGAGGACGTGGTGCTGGCGCGCGAAACCACCAGCCCCGACGACGTCGGGGGAATGATCGCCGCGCGCGCGGTGATCACCGAGCTGGGCGGGGCGACCTCGCACGCCGCCGTCGTGAGCCGCGAGCTGCACACCCCGTGCGTCGTCGGTTGCGGTAAGGGCACGCTGCTGCACCTGGCAGGCACCGACGTCACGGTGGACGGGGTGACCGGGCGCGTGTACGCGGGCCGGCTGCCGCTCATCTCACCGTCCGAAGACGGCGACCCCGCGATGGCCAAGCTGCTGCAGTGGGCGCGCGAGCGAAGTCCGGTTCCGGTGTACAAAGTCGGTACGCCGCAGGCTGCGGGGCTGCCGGCGGTGGACCACCGCGACCCGTCGACGTTGTCGGCCGCGCTGGCGTCGGGGGCGGCGGCGCTGGCGGCCGAACACCCGTTGCCTGCGTTGCTGGTGCTGCTGCGGCAGGCGTAG
- a CDS encoding FadR/GntR family transcriptional regulator yields MYSDSDAITHPTAGQLVADNIRRKIILGEFRDGDFLPNEAQLLAQYGVSRPVLREAIRILQSESLLTIRRGSKGGARVNAPRPEPVARQAGGLLQYGHTTVFDVFRARAIIEPPAVRLLTENATPTTIQRLRDALELESNTINDPRRWGKAHADFHTLVVELSGSNTLALFAHIMSDITTAHTQAVWQHAADEAQKRTDAELAHRVHRKLVRLVEDGKAADAEQLWRRHLEETTEKMLENQGQRELLDLIE; encoded by the coding sequence GTGTACTCCGACAGCGACGCCATAACGCATCCCACCGCGGGCCAGCTGGTAGCCGACAACATCCGCCGCAAGATCATCCTCGGCGAGTTCCGCGACGGTGACTTCCTGCCCAACGAAGCCCAGCTGCTCGCCCAGTACGGGGTGTCGCGTCCGGTGCTGCGCGAGGCCATCCGGATCTTGCAGTCGGAATCGTTGTTGACGATTCGGCGCGGCAGCAAGGGCGGTGCGCGGGTCAACGCGCCGCGGCCCGAGCCGGTCGCACGCCAAGCCGGCGGTCTGCTGCAGTACGGGCACACGACCGTGTTCGACGTGTTCCGTGCGCGTGCCATCATCGAGCCACCCGCGGTCCGACTGTTGACCGAAAACGCGACGCCGACAACGATTCAGCGTCTTCGAGACGCGCTGGAACTCGAGTCGAACACGATCAACGATCCGCGGCGATGGGGCAAGGCGCACGCCGACTTCCACACGTTGGTGGTGGAACTCTCGGGCAGCAACACGCTCGCGCTGTTCGCCCACATCATGTCCGACATCACCACCGCGCATACCCAGGCCGTCTGGCAGCACGCTGCCGACGAGGCGCAGAAGCGCACGGACGCCGAGCTGGCGCACCGGGTGCATCGCAAGCTGGTGCGCCTCGTGGAGGACGGCAAGGCCGCCGACGCCGAACAGCTATGGCGCCGTCACCTCGAGGAGACCACCGAGAAGATGCTCGAGAACCAGGGCCAGCGGGAGCTGCTCGACCTCATCGAATAG
- a CDS encoding acyl-CoA dehydrogenase family protein encodes MSSDLLEDLRRTTRKALTAGGGDVVDQLDLSGLLLPGDAGGLGMGEQEMVLVGEEIGRHAASSAFLPSAVLAATLLAGTSDGIELAKALAHCRYAVALAGLDTAEADLSRVVAAAGADGGWRLDGTCWGLTPSGAADGVLAVATTDSGSGLFVVDGAAVTQRAADEFDPGRGLIEMTFDQAQARSLASGAEAAGAIRVAYRRALLAVAAEQLGVARACLAMTVEYAKTRTQFGAAIGSFQAIKHRCAEVLLDTEFADAAIQQAIETGGPDDLALAFIVATRAAVSAAESCIHVHGGIGFTWEHRAHWYLRRARVNATLLGPPGLHRNVIAESVGLAEAGRK; translated from the coding sequence GTGAGTTCGGACCTGCTCGAGGACCTCAGAAGGACGACCAGGAAGGCGTTGACCGCCGGTGGCGGTGACGTCGTCGACCAGCTGGACCTGTCGGGCCTTCTGCTGCCCGGCGACGCCGGCGGGCTCGGCATGGGCGAGCAGGAGATGGTGCTCGTCGGCGAGGAGATCGGCAGGCACGCGGCGTCGTCGGCCTTCCTGCCGAGCGCGGTCCTGGCCGCCACACTGCTGGCCGGCACGTCCGACGGCATCGAGCTTGCCAAGGCGTTGGCGCACTGCCGGTATGCGGTCGCCCTGGCCGGTCTGGACACCGCCGAGGCCGACTTGTCGCGCGTCGTCGCGGCCGCGGGCGCCGACGGCGGGTGGCGGCTCGACGGCACCTGCTGGGGCCTCACGCCGTCGGGCGCTGCCGACGGCGTCCTTGCCGTTGCGACCACCGACTCCGGTTCTGGGCTCTTCGTCGTCGATGGGGCAGCGGTCACGCAGCGCGCTGCCGACGAATTCGACCCCGGCCGCGGGCTGATCGAGATGACGTTCGACCAGGCGCAGGCGCGGTCGCTGGCGTCGGGGGCCGAGGCTGCCGGCGCGATCCGCGTGGCCTATCGGCGGGCGCTGCTCGCCGTGGCGGCCGAACAGCTGGGTGTGGCGCGGGCATGCCTCGCGATGACCGTCGAATACGCCAAGACCCGCACCCAGTTCGGGGCCGCCATCGGCTCATTCCAGGCCATCAAGCACCGGTGCGCCGAGGTGCTGCTCGACACCGAGTTCGCCGACGCGGCGATACAGCAGGCCATCGAAACCGGCGGGCCCGACGACCTCGCGCTGGCCTTCATCGTCGCGACCAGGGCGGCGGTCTCTGCCGCCGAGTCATGCATCCATGTGCACGGCGGTATCGGCTTCACCTGGGAGCACCGCGCGCACTGGTATCTGCGACGGGCCCGGGTCAACGCCACGCTGCTGGGTCCACCGGGCTTGCACCGCAACGTAATCGCCGAATCGGTCGGGCTGGCCGAGGCGGGAAGGAAATGA
- a CDS encoding epoxide hydrolase family protein, with product MKPFRIAVSDDVLTDLRQRLARTRWPDRECVEDWSQGIPLDYTRELGSYWADEYDWRAREKALNRFSQFTTEIDGLDIHFIHQRSPHDDAFPLIATHGWPGSIVEFQKVIEPLTNPTAHGGRAEDAFHIVCPSLPGYGFSGKPTSTGWGVARIARAWEMLMQRLGYDRYGAQGGDWGAMVSTAIGQQANDNHCVAIHLNMPIAFPPAALENPTPEEAAALQVLAHYHQHDSGYATQQSTRPQTVGYGLVDSPIGQLAWIVEKFWSWMDCGGHPENVLTKDELLDNVMLYWATASGASSARLYWEGLEFVQNLGRVELPTGVAQFPKEIMQAPRNWCEPGYHITHWTTMPHGGHFAALEQPGLLVDDVRAFFATVR from the coding sequence ATCAAACCTTTCCGTATTGCGGTTTCCGACGACGTACTGACAGACCTGCGCCAGCGGTTGGCCCGCACCCGCTGGCCCGACCGTGAATGCGTCGAGGACTGGAGTCAGGGCATTCCGCTGGACTACACCCGCGAGCTCGGCAGCTACTGGGCCGACGAATACGATTGGCGGGCAAGGGAAAAAGCGCTCAACCGGTTCAGCCAGTTCACCACAGAGATCGATGGGCTCGATATTCATTTCATCCACCAGCGCTCGCCCCACGATGACGCCTTTCCACTGATCGCCACCCACGGCTGGCCCGGATCGATCGTGGAATTCCAAAAGGTCATCGAGCCGTTGACCAACCCCACCGCACACGGCGGGCGGGCCGAAGATGCGTTCCACATCGTGTGCCCCTCCCTTCCGGGCTACGGGTTCTCAGGTAAGCCGACGAGCACCGGTTGGGGAGTCGCCAGGATCGCGCGGGCCTGGGAGATGCTGATGCAACGGCTCGGCTACGACCGCTACGGCGCCCAAGGCGGCGACTGGGGTGCCATGGTCAGCACCGCGATCGGCCAGCAGGCCAACGATAACCACTGCGTGGCAATACATCTGAACATGCCCATCGCATTCCCGCCCGCCGCTCTGGAGAACCCCACGCCCGAGGAGGCGGCGGCGTTGCAGGTTCTTGCGCATTACCACCAGCACGATTCGGGTTACGCCACGCAGCAATCCACCCGGCCACAGACGGTGGGTTACGGCCTGGTCGATTCCCCGATCGGGCAGCTGGCCTGGATCGTGGAGAAGTTCTGGTCCTGGATGGACTGTGGCGGCCACCCGGAGAATGTGCTGACCAAAGACGAGCTGCTCGACAATGTGATGCTCTACTGGGCAACGGCGTCGGGCGCCTCATCGGCCCGGTTGTACTGGGAGGGGCTGGAATTCGTCCAGAATCTCGGCCGGGTCGAACTGCCGACCGGGGTCGCCCAGTTTCCCAAGGAGATCATGCAGGCACCGCGCAATTGGTGTGAGCCCGGCTATCACATCACCCACTGGACGACGATGCCGCACGGGGGTCACTTCGCCGCGCTCGAACAGCCCGGGCTGTTGGTCGATGACGTGCGCGCGTTCTTCGCAACGGTGCGGTAG
- a CDS encoding mycofactocin-coupled SDR family oxidoreductase, with protein MGRVEGKRALVTGAARGQGRHHAVRLAEEGADVVLLDICADIPGVGYPMATAEDLDETVRLVEKFDRQAVAAVVDVRDRAALGQAISAAAETLGGLDIVVANAGICPIGPDFPVTAFAVAVDVDLVGVVNTIHAALPFVSAGGSIIATGSVAAMLPDAVNNPGNGPGGAGYGLAKQFIADYVVVLARQLAAQRIRVNAVHPTNCNTDMLHSPPMYKAFRKDLAEPTRADAEEAFPHMQAMPIPYVEPDDIAHAVIYLASDESRYVTGLQLPVDGGALLKI; from the coding sequence ATGGGACGGGTCGAGGGCAAAAGGGCATTGGTCACCGGCGCGGCGCGGGGCCAGGGCCGCCATCACGCGGTGCGGCTGGCCGAGGAAGGCGCCGACGTCGTCCTCCTCGACATCTGCGCCGATATCCCCGGCGTCGGCTACCCGATGGCCACCGCCGAAGACCTCGACGAGACGGTCCGGCTGGTCGAGAAGTTCGACCGTCAGGCCGTCGCGGCCGTCGTCGACGTCCGGGACCGGGCCGCGCTGGGGCAGGCGATCTCGGCGGCGGCCGAGACCCTGGGCGGGCTGGACATCGTGGTGGCCAACGCGGGGATCTGCCCGATAGGTCCGGATTTTCCGGTGACGGCCTTCGCCGTCGCGGTCGACGTGGACCTCGTCGGGGTCGTCAATACCATCCACGCCGCCCTGCCGTTCGTCTCGGCGGGCGGGTCGATCATCGCGACCGGGTCGGTGGCCGCCATGCTGCCCGACGCGGTGAACAACCCGGGCAACGGCCCTGGCGGGGCGGGGTACGGTCTGGCCAAGCAGTTCATCGCCGACTACGTCGTGGTACTGGCGAGGCAACTTGCCGCACAACGGATCCGGGTCAACGCGGTGCATCCGACCAACTGCAACACCGATATGCTGCACAGCCCGCCGATGTACAAAGCGTTCCGCAAGGATCTGGCCGAGCCGACGCGGGCGGACGCCGAGGAGGCGTTCCCGCACATGCAGGCGATGCCGATCCCCTACGTCGAGCCCGACGACATCGCGCACGCCGTCATCTACCTGGCCTCCGACGAGTCCCGGTATGTCACCGGCCTGCAGCTACCTGTCGACGGTGGGGCCCTGCTCAAGATCTGA